A DNA window from Niabella yanshanensis contains the following coding sequences:
- a CDS encoding glycoside hydrolase family 28 protein, whose product MKRSCPGVIRYFLFLIVCCVGFSASGQQYYDVTKFGAKKDSSAKATQAIKKAIDAAAKAGGGTVYFPAGKYLTGPIHFKSNITLLVDAGAELHFSNDFDDYLPMVESRYEGVDVTSFSPLFYANNVENIAITGRGIIDGHGKKWWDFVEGYKADQPRSKWQYEFDRLNKDILLPDEPKQMKRGFLRPPLVQFMHSKNILIQGVTFRNSPFWTINPEFCDNVTIHAVTVLNPQRLAPNTDGINPESCSNVRISDCFISVGDDCITIKSGKDQPGRAKAKPAENYSITNCTMLSGHGGVVIGSEMSGDVKKITISNCVFDGTDRGIRLKTMRGRGGVVEDIRVDNIIMKNIKDQAIVMDMEYGKSAPEPVTERTPKFRNIRLSNITAYTNEAMYINGIEEMPVSEISLHDVVFEAQRGITIRNAKDIQLHNVRVNATVGSSLKADNVERLLVNGVETAKPLQDKPVIVLNNTKGVLLQNSWPFYDTKKYLEITGANSRDINLRNNIFTDELILVGKEVNTKEVKRN is encoded by the coding sequence ATGAAGAGGTCTTGCCCCGGTGTAATCCGTTATTTTTTGTTTTTGATAGTTTGTTGTGTTGGTTTTAGCGCATCAGGTCAACAGTATTACGATGTTACAAAGTTTGGTGCAAAAAAAGATAGCAGCGCCAAAGCCACACAGGCAATAAAAAAAGCCATCGATGCTGCTGCAAAAGCAGGTGGTGGTACGGTATATTTCCCTGCAGGAAAATATCTTACCGGCCCAATTCATTTTAAGAGCAATATTACCCTTTTGGTTGATGCCGGCGCTGAACTTCATTTCAGCAATGATTTTGATGATTACCTGCCCATGGTGGAAAGTCGCTACGAAGGGGTGGATGTAACCAGCTTTTCCCCGTTGTTTTATGCCAACAATGTAGAGAACATCGCCATTACCGGAAGGGGCATTATTGATGGGCACGGGAAAAAATGGTGGGATTTTGTAGAGGGATACAAAGCTGATCAACCCAGGTCTAAATGGCAATACGAATTTGATCGCCTGAATAAGGATATCTTATTACCTGATGAACCCAAGCAAATGAAGAGAGGCTTTCTGCGCCCTCCGCTGGTTCAGTTTATGCACAGCAAAAATATCCTGATACAAGGTGTTACTTTCCGCAATTCTCCCTTCTGGACCATTAACCCCGAGTTTTGCGATAACGTAACGATTCATGCGGTAACGGTGTTGAACCCGCAGCGTTTGGCGCCTAACACCGACGGTATTAATCCGGAGAGTTGCAGCAACGTACGTATCAGCGATTGTTTTATTAGTGTGGGAGATGATTGTATCACTATCAAATCCGGTAAGGATCAACCAGGCCGGGCTAAGGCTAAACCTGCAGAAAACTATTCTATTACTAATTGTACGATGTTGAGTGGCCATGGCGGTGTGGTGATTGGTAGTGAAATGAGTGGCGATGTTAAAAAGATCACCATCAGCAACTGTGTATTTGATGGCACCGATAGAGGTATACGACTTAAAACAATGAGAGGCCGCGGTGGCGTGGTAGAGGACATCCGCGTTGATAATATCATCATGAAAAATATAAAGGACCAGGCTATTGTGATGGACATGGAATATGGAAAGTCTGCTCCCGAGCCCGTTACAGAACGCACGCCAAAGTTCCGTAACATACGCTTAAGCAATATCACTGCTTATACCAATGAGGCTATGTATATCAATGGTATTGAAGAAATGCCGGTGAGTGAAATTAGCTTGCATGATGTAGTATTTGAGGCACAGCGCGGTATTACTATCAGAAATGCAAAAGACATTCAATTACATAATGTAAGAGTTAATGCTACTGTAGGAAGTTCTTTGAAAGCCGATAATGTGGAGCGCTTATTAGTGAATGGGGTTGAAACAGCTAAACCGCTTCAGGATAAGCCTGTGATTGTACTGAATAATACCAAAGGAGTGTTGCTGCAAAATAGCTGGCCTTTTTATGATACCAAAAAGTATCTTGAAATAACCGGTGCCAACAGCAGGGATATCAATTTAAGAAATAACATTTTTACAGATGAGCTGATACTGGTAGGAAAAGAAGTAAACACAAAAGAAGTTAAACGTAATTAA
- a CDS encoding alpha-d-galacturonidase, producing MNRIIGLLVFVIWTNTALAAAVEKVIIVNPLPKQQRVVYGVELLKSKLQKIGYMVSVVTTTGKNNPANQKLIIIEGNFNSNLKKEGFYIQSSKKITRISGADASGLLYGCLELAEQSAELKKLPASVNLQDAPEMVLRGECIGLQKPYYLPGRTVYEYPYTPQTFPWLYDKKLWIQVLDSMVSNRMNSLYLWNGHPFASLVKLKDYPYAVEVDDVTFKKNEDIFRFLTTEADKRGIWVIQMFYNIIVSKPFAEKHGIKTQERERPIIPVIADYTQKSIAAFVEKYPNVGLMVCLGEAMEGVGQDDINWFTKTIIPGVKDGLKALGKTEEPPIVLRAHDTDAPAVMDAALPLYKNLYTEAKFNGEALTYDRPRGAWAELHQKLSKLGSVQIENVHILANLEPFRYGSADFIQRSVIGMHEVMGGNGLHLYPQASYWDWPYAADSVKGGARLLQIERDWLWYKAWSRYAWKAKRDRSAEIIYWNRNLADQFGVSESDGGNILKAYEEMGEISPKLLRRFGITDGNRQTLNLGMLMTQLINPYRFGLFTLLYEAESPEGESLAEYADKEWNGKQHTGETPVKIINDVKAHGDKAVAAIDAVKLVKKDKAEFERLKKDAYSYRAMAYHFAFKAEAALQVLRYKYSNDIKDLDKALPLLKESVKWYKALTELTKGSYLYANSMQTGARKIPLTGQGGKYKNWYDVLPVFEKELTVFQHKIDSLKQVKPGAAQYVASLRNAKVQLATAGYYYTIDSLAQPFTDTSFAIRSFAGELKGLKGLKTSFKQQIEKGTQITFTNDRPVKVLVGFLKPQKAAFTVDTTYLKQPELETNATANEYGQADTKIANAMIIPGMPQLHIHNYEFKPGTNTLKLAKGVALILGFVDGEPPLRIYDAGLYESGNRKQVDWLFE from the coding sequence ATGAACAGAATAATAGGATTATTGGTATTTGTTATCTGGACCAATACCGCTTTAGCAGCGGCTGTAGAAAAAGTGATAATAGTGAATCCGCTTCCGAAGCAGCAAAGGGTTGTATATGGAGTGGAGTTGTTAAAAAGCAAATTGCAGAAAATCGGGTACATGGTGTCCGTTGTAACAACCACCGGTAAAAATAATCCGGCTAACCAAAAGCTGATCATCATTGAGGGGAACTTCAATAGCAATCTCAAAAAAGAAGGTTTTTACATTCAGTCTTCAAAAAAAATAACCCGTATATCGGGAGCTGACGCTTCAGGTTTATTATATGGCTGCTTAGAGCTGGCCGAACAATCCGCTGAATTGAAAAAGTTACCGGCATCTGTTAACCTGCAGGATGCGCCGGAAATGGTATTGCGTGGTGAATGTATCGGGCTGCAAAAGCCTTACTACTTGCCCGGGCGCACCGTTTACGAGTATCCTTATACACCGCAAACCTTTCCCTGGCTATATGATAAAAAACTGTGGATACAGGTGCTGGATTCAATGGTCAGCAACCGGATGAACTCGCTCTATCTCTGGAATGGCCATCCTTTTGCATCATTGGTTAAATTAAAAGATTATCCCTATGCTGTTGAGGTTGATGATGTGACTTTTAAAAAAAACGAAGACATTTTTCGTTTCCTTACTACCGAAGCAGATAAAAGAGGTATCTGGGTAATTCAGATGTTTTATAATATCATCGTATCTAAACCTTTTGCTGAGAAACATGGTATTAAAACACAGGAGAGGGAAAGACCCATTATACCTGTTATTGCAGATTATACACAAAAATCTATCGCAGCTTTCGTAGAGAAATATCCGAATGTAGGATTGATGGTGTGTTTAGGTGAAGCCATGGAAGGTGTTGGACAAGATGATATCAATTGGTTTACGAAGACGATCATCCCGGGTGTAAAAGATGGCTTAAAAGCATTGGGTAAAACGGAAGAACCACCAATTGTATTGCGTGCTCACGATACTGACGCACCTGCAGTAATGGATGCCGCACTGCCGTTGTATAAAAACTTATATACGGAAGCTAAGTTTAATGGAGAAGCGCTTACTTATGACCGGCCACGTGGCGCCTGGGCTGAGTTGCATCAAAAGCTAAGCAAACTGGGCTCGGTACAGATAGAGAACGTGCATATCCTGGCCAACCTGGAACCATTCCGTTATGGTTCGGCTGATTTTATTCAACGTTCGGTAATTGGCATGCACGAAGTGATGGGGGGCAATGGTCTTCATTTATACCCGCAGGCTTCTTATTGGGACTGGCCTTATGCCGCTGATAGTGTAAAGGGTGGGGCAAGACTATTGCAGATTGAGAGAGACTGGCTTTGGTACAAAGCCTGGAGCCGTTATGCCTGGAAAGCGAAGAGAGACCGCTCTGCGGAAATTATTTATTGGAATCGAAACCTGGCTGACCAATTTGGCGTATCTGAGTCGGATGGAGGCAATATTCTGAAAGCCTACGAAGAAATGGGGGAGATATCGCCGAAGCTCCTAAGACGCTTTGGAATTACAGATGGCAACCGGCAAACGCTGAACCTCGGTATGTTGATGACGCAATTAATCAACCCTTATCGTTTCGGCCTTTTTACCCTGTTGTATGAAGCGGAAAGCCCGGAAGGCGAATCATTAGCCGAATATGCCGATAAAGAGTGGAACGGCAAACAACATACAGGGGAAACGCCCGTTAAAATTATCAACGACGTTAAAGCGCATGGAGATAAAGCCGTAGCCGCCATCGATGCAGTAAAGCTGGTAAAGAAAGATAAAGCAGAATTTGAGCGCTTAAAAAAGGATGCTTATAGCTATAGGGCGATGGCTTATCATTTTGCTTTTAAAGCTGAAGCAGCTTTACAGGTATTGCGTTATAAATATTCCAACGATATAAAGGATCTGGATAAAGCTTTACCCCTTCTCAAAGAAAGTGTGAAATGGTACAAAGCGCTTACTGAATTAACGAAAGGTAGTTACCTCTATGCCAACAGTATGCAGACGGGTGCCAGGAAAATTCCTTTAACCGGGCAGGGAGGAAAGTATAAGAACTGGTACGATGTATTACCTGTTTTCGAAAAAGAATTGACTGTATTTCAACATAAAATTGATTCATTGAAACAGGTAAAGCCTGGCGCAGCGCAGTACGTGGCTTCATTAAGAAATGCTAAGGTTCAATTAGCAACAGCAGGTTATTATTACACAATCGATAGCCTGGCTCAACCTTTTACAGATACCAGCTTTGCTATCAGATCTTTTGCCGGTGAGCTAAAAGGACTAAAGGGGCTGAAGACATCTTTTAAACAGCAAATAGAAAAGGGAACTCAAATAACTTTTACCAATGATCGTCCGGTAAAGGTATTGGTAGGTTTCTTAAAACCACAGAAAGCCGCATTTACGGTGGATACCACTTACCTGAAGCAACCAGAGCTGGAAACCAATGCCACGGCAAACGAGTACGGGCAGGCAGATACAAAAATTGCAAACGCCATGATCATACCGGGAATGCCTCAATTGCATATACATAACTATGAATTTAAACCGGGTACTAACACACTGAAGCTGGCGAAAGGCGTAGCATTGATACTGGGTTTTGTAGATGGAGAACCACCTTTACGTATCTACGACGCTGGTTTGTATGAAAGCGGCAACAGGAAGCAGGTAGACTGGCTATTTGAGTAA
- a CDS encoding Gfo/Idh/MocA family protein: MTNNNEAAPVCIIGAGGIVADAHLPAYRIAGFEVAGIVNRNKQKAISLAEKFGIEKVYDSLEEMVAAHGTNAIYDFALPASEIIPVLKQLPDGATILIQKPYGESLEEAKAIHAIAKKKQLLAGVNFQMRFAPYILEARKIIADGKIGTITDLEVYVNVHTPWNLWEFLFSKERMEINYHSIHYVDLIRSFLGTPSKVYARTFKHPEATQLASVKSNIIMDYGDMVRAVIHTNHNHNFSYQKQESYVKIEGTKGAIKITFGALINYPHGVPDSFEYIVVEEGTKAQWQAKAIDGTWFPHAFIGTMQQMQLAKAGIIDQPENSIDDALETMICVEAAYTSNKKGGVITDDFF, encoded by the coding sequence ATGACAAATAATAATGAGGCCGCGCCTGTTTGTATTATTGGAGCCGGCGGTATAGTAGCTGATGCTCATTTGCCCGCTTACCGGATAGCCGGGTTTGAGGTTGCAGGCATTGTGAACCGGAATAAACAGAAAGCAATATCCCTGGCTGAAAAATTTGGCATTGAAAAAGTTTATGATAGCCTGGAAGAGATGGTGGCAGCACATGGTACCAATGCTATCTATGATTTTGCATTGCCTGCGTCAGAGATTATACCGGTATTAAAGCAACTGCCTGATGGTGCAACGATATTGATTCAGAAACCCTACGGAGAAAGTCTCGAAGAAGCTAAAGCCATTCATGCTATTGCTAAAAAGAAGCAATTACTGGCAGGGGTTAATTTCCAGATGCGTTTTGCACCTTATATACTGGAAGCCAGGAAAATAATTGCTGATGGAAAAATAGGAACCATAACAGACCTGGAGGTATATGTAAATGTGCATACACCCTGGAACTTGTGGGAGTTCCTGTTTTCAAAAGAAAGAATGGAAATTAATTACCATAGCATCCATTATGTCGATCTGATCCGCTCATTCTTAGGCACCCCCTCTAAAGTATATGCCAGAACCTTTAAGCATCCTGAAGCAACGCAACTGGCTTCTGTAAAGTCTAATATTATAATGGACTACGGTGATATGGTGCGCGCTGTTATTCATACGAACCACAACCACAATTTCAGTTATCAAAAACAAGAGTCCTATGTAAAAATTGAAGGGACGAAAGGTGCGATTAAAATAACCTTTGGCGCCCTGATCAATTATCCCCATGGAGTGCCGGATAGTTTTGAATATATCGTTGTTGAGGAAGGGACGAAGGCACAATGGCAGGCAAAAGCAATAGATGGAACCTGGTTCCCACATGCTTTTATAGGAACGATGCAGCAGATGCAGCTGGCAAAAGCAGGTATTATTGATCAACCTGAGAACAGTATTGATGACGCCCTGGAAACCATGATTTGCGTTGAAGCAGCTTATACCAGCAATAAGAAAGGCGGAGTAATAACAGATGATTTTTTTTGA
- a CDS encoding L-rhamnose/proton symporter RhaT has translation MQLFGGIFFHGVGAASASLCYTPEKEVKGWSWQTYWLAQASVCWLLLPILVAWLTIPSLGKVLSEAPGEAMRNSFLLGMAYGVGGTAFGMAIKHIGFSLTYAISVGISCVLGTLVPPMLAGTLGEALSGTGGQWILTGVILGAAGIAFCGVAGRLKEKDVSQNQSGFSFKKGLPLCLLAGVLSAFYGFAINAGKPISDIAANYGAGDFQVNVVYLFSNTGAFVTTLVYTLWLHLKNKTLSEYASNGQAGGLGINYLMALITGMLWYGQFFFYGLGHVRLGKYEFSSWAIHMIMLVFFSSLVGVILKEWKATRVITRRALGFALFILLLAVVVLTYGNYLGGT, from the coding sequence ATGCAATTATTCGGCGGTATATTTTTTCATGGAGTTGGAGCTGCTTCAGCATCCTTATGCTATACTCCCGAAAAAGAGGTTAAGGGCTGGAGCTGGCAAACTTATTGGCTGGCCCAGGCGTCGGTTTGTTGGTTATTGTTGCCGATCCTGGTGGCCTGGCTCACCATCCCCTCTTTAGGTAAAGTGTTATCAGAAGCACCGGGAGAAGCGATGCGTAATTCTTTCCTGCTGGGAATGGCTTACGGTGTCGGTGGAACAGCTTTTGGTATGGCTATCAAACATATCGGTTTCTCTCTGACTTATGCCATATCGGTAGGGATCTCCTGCGTTTTAGGAACCCTGGTTCCTCCCATGCTGGCGGGTACATTAGGTGAAGCATTGAGCGGAACGGGAGGGCAATGGATTTTAACAGGTGTAATCTTAGGTGCTGCCGGAATTGCATTTTGTGGAGTAGCCGGGCGATTAAAAGAAAAAGATGTTTCGCAAAATCAGTCAGGTTTTTCTTTTAAAAAAGGGCTGCCGTTATGTCTGTTAGCCGGAGTATTATCTGCATTTTATGGCTTTGCGATCAATGCGGGTAAACCAATATCAGATATTGCAGCCAATTATGGCGCCGGCGATTTCCAGGTAAATGTAGTATACCTGTTCTCCAATACGGGCGCATTTGTAACAACGCTGGTATATACATTGTGGTTACATCTTAAAAATAAAACCTTATCTGAATATGCGTCGAACGGACAAGCTGGTGGTCTTGGGATCAATTATCTGATGGCTTTGATTACGGGTATGCTCTGGTACGGGCAATTTTTCTTTTACGGATTGGGACATGTGCGGCTCGGAAAATATGAGTTTTCCAGCTGGGCTATACATATGATCATGCTGGTGTTTTTTAGCTCATTGGTAGGTGTTATTTTGAAGGAGTGGAAAGCTACCAGAGTTATAACGCGTCGTGCATTGGGATTTGCATTATTTATTCTTTTATTAGCCGTAGTGGTACTCACTTACGGTAATTACCTGGGAGGAACCTGA
- a CDS encoding amidohydrolase family protein, translating into MIIDTHVHIWNLERSAYDWLKAAPDVLHKNYNLEDLEDLRLTASVDAGIIVQADNTLDDTALMIEAAEQHDWIKGIVGWLPLLNPPKTEQLLQSVLSEEKYFKGVRHLIHDEPDDRWLLQDAVIESLKLLSARQLPYDVVGVKTTHIQTALQVAEKVPGLRMVFDHLNQPPIQSGEKFGEWGKLMKIAAAHPQFYAKISGMGTTAGKENFTAENIKPYVDFILAEFGSDRCFLGGDWPVSILGGSYVHTWTVYQQVIEDLVSDEHTRNRIFSENAIAFYNLNL; encoded by the coding sequence ATGATAATCGATACGCATGTACATATCTGGAATCTGGAACGATCTGCCTATGATTGGTTGAAAGCCGCCCCGGATGTACTCCATAAAAATTATAATCTCGAAGATCTTGAAGACCTGCGCCTGACTGCTTCGGTAGATGCCGGAATAATAGTACAGGCAGACAATACTTTAGACGATACAGCATTGATGATAGAGGCCGCGGAACAGCATGATTGGATAAAAGGTATCGTGGGCTGGTTGCCGCTTTTAAATCCCCCGAAGACGGAGCAATTGCTGCAATCTGTGTTATCAGAAGAAAAATATTTTAAAGGGGTGAGGCACTTAATTCATGATGAGCCTGATGATCGATGGTTATTGCAGGATGCAGTTATTGAAAGCTTAAAGTTATTGTCGGCACGCCAGCTACCTTATGATGTAGTAGGGGTGAAAACAACCCATATTCAAACAGCCCTCCAAGTTGCAGAGAAAGTTCCGGGGCTCAGGATGGTATTCGACCATCTTAATCAGCCGCCCATACAGTCCGGGGAAAAATTTGGGGAATGGGGGAAGTTAATGAAGATAGCGGCGGCACATCCACAGTTTTATGCTAAAATATCGGGCATGGGCACTACTGCAGGAAAAGAAAACTTCACAGCCGAAAACATTAAACCTTATGTTGATTTTATATTGGCTGAATTTGGCTCCGATCGTTGTTTCCTCGGAGGTGACTGGCCGGTATCAATACTAGGGGGCTCCTATGTTCATACCTGGACGGTTTATCAACAGGTAATTGAAGATCTTGTATCAGATGAGCACACCAGAAACAGGATATTCAGTGAAAATGCGATAGCGTTTTATAATCTTAACCTTTAA
- a CDS encoding CaiB/BaiF CoA transferase family protein, producing MKLLQDILVIDFSQFLSGPSASLCLADFGAEVIKIEKPGTGDICRELYVSDVVIDGESSIFHAINRNKKSYTADLKSPDDVIRIIELIKKADVVMHNFRPGVMERLGFDYESVKEINPSVIYASITGYGDEGEWRKLPGQDLLLQSVSGLAWLNNSSNANPTPMGVSVVDMLAGAHLAQGILSLLYQKAVTGEGGSIEVSMLESALDFQFEVLTCYYNDGGQLPARSAVNSGHAYVAAPYGIYKTNDDYIALAMADIIELGALTGCVELAGYTDKKDWFGKRDEIKSVLARHLLNNTTSYWLDCLEPAGIWCSRVFDYEQLTKEEGYQVLNMEVVVKTTNGISIKTTRSPITIDGQHLSGHIGAPGLGEHNNEIDLKFEVGVKPEIIDAK from the coding sequence ATGAAACTGCTACAGGATATATTGGTTATTGACTTCAGCCAGTTTTTGTCTGGTCCCTCGGCATCTTTATGCCTGGCAGATTTTGGCGCTGAAGTCATAAAGATTGAAAAGCCCGGTACCGGGGACATTTGCAGGGAGCTGTATGTTTCTGATGTGGTGATTGATGGAGAGTCGTCTATATTTCATGCTATCAATCGCAATAAAAAAAGTTATACAGCCGATTTGAAAAGCCCTGATGACGTAATCAGGATTATAGAACTGATCAAAAAGGCTGATGTAGTGATGCATAATTTTCGTCCCGGTGTTATGGAACGGCTGGGGTTTGATTATGAGAGCGTGAAAGAAATAAATCCTTCGGTGATTTATGCCAGTATAACTGGTTATGGAGATGAAGGAGAGTGGAGAAAATTGCCAGGACAGGATTTGTTGTTACAATCTGTTTCGGGGCTCGCATGGCTAAATAATAGCAGCAATGCTAACCCTACCCCGATGGGTGTTTCTGTAGTAGATATGCTAGCGGGCGCACATCTGGCTCAGGGCATATTATCTCTTTTGTATCAAAAGGCAGTTACAGGTGAGGGCGGAAGCATAGAGGTAAGTATGCTGGAAAGTGCACTGGATTTCCAGTTCGAGGTATTAACCTGCTACTACAATGACGGGGGACAGCTGCCGGCGCGTAGCGCTGTTAATAGCGGGCATGCCTATGTTGCAGCACCTTATGGTATTTATAAAACCAATGATGATTATATAGCCCTGGCTATGGCAGACATTATAGAGCTCGGAGCGTTGACGGGATGTGTTGAATTAGCCGGTTACACCGACAAAAAGGATTGGTTCGGTAAAAGAGATGAAATAAAATCAGTATTAGCGCGCCATCTTCTGAACAATACGACGTCTTATTGGTTAGATTGTCTCGAACCGGCAGGTATCTGGTGTTCCAGGGTATTTGATTATGAGCAGTTGACAAAGGAAGAAGGGTACCAGGTATTAAATATGGAAGTGGTGGTGAAAACAACCAACGGGATTTCCATAAAAACGACGAGGTCGCCCATCACAATAGATGGTCAGCATCTTTCGGGCCATATAGGCGCCCCGGGTTTGGGAGAACATAATAACGAAATTGATCTTAAATTTGAAGTCGGGGTAAAGCCCGAAATTATTGATGCCAAATAG
- a CDS encoding CaiB/BaiF CoA transferase family protein gives MFLPLKGLIVLEFSQYLSGPSAGLRLADLGARVIKIERPGGGDPCRKLSIKNLWVGEDALNFHAINRNKESFTADLKNPADLELVKKLIGKADVITHNFRPGVMEKIGLAYTDVQKINKRIVYAEITGYGRKGPWKNKPGQDLLLQSLSGLAYTTGDDGDGPMPFGLSIVDSICGIHTVQGILAALIRRQKTGMGAYVELSLLESAISLQFELFTTHYHSKAGIKRSAVSNGNPLLGAPYGIYKTAEGHIALAMMNIPELTKALAIEELARYTQADVFAKRDEIKAIISEKLLTQNNAYWLDRLKDAGLWASEVNDWNVLRKTDLYKSVQMENTVSINGREAYLTTRCPIRINGERLFSDKPAPLLGQHTQKIKEELL, from the coding sequence ATGTTTCTACCCTTAAAAGGTTTAATTGTTTTGGAGTTTAGCCAGTACCTGTCCGGACCATCGGCAGGTTTGCGTTTGGCTGATCTGGGTGCGCGGGTAATTAAAATAGAGCGACCGGGTGGTGGTGATCCGTGCAGGAAACTATCCATAAAAAATCTTTGGGTAGGGGAGGATGCTTTAAACTTCCATGCGATCAATCGCAATAAAGAAAGTTTTACTGCAGATCTGAAAAATCCGGCTGATCTTGAATTGGTAAAAAAGCTGATCGGGAAAGCGGATGTGATCACCCATAATTTCAGGCCCGGGGTAATGGAGAAAATCGGGCTTGCTTATACTGATGTTCAAAAAATAAACAAGCGTATCGTATATGCCGAGATAACGGGCTACGGCAGGAAGGGACCCTGGAAAAATAAACCAGGACAGGATTTGCTGCTGCAATCTCTTTCAGGCCTTGCTTACACAACAGGGGATGATGGCGATGGCCCCATGCCCTTCGGCCTGTCTATTGTTGATAGCATTTGCGGCATTCACACGGTGCAGGGTATATTAGCTGCTTTGATCAGGCGACAGAAAACCGGTATGGGCGCGTATGTTGAGCTGAGCTTGCTGGAATCCGCGATCAGTCTGCAGTTTGAGCTGTTTACTACACATTATCATAGTAAAGCCGGTATTAAAAGAAGCGCCGTTAGTAACGGGAACCCTTTGTTGGGAGCACCCTATGGTATTTACAAAACGGCAGAAGGGCATATTGCGTTGGCAATGATGAACATTCCCGAATTAACAAAAGCGCTGGCTATAGAAGAACTGGCGCGATACACACAGGCGGATGTTTTTGCAAAGCGGGATGAAATAAAGGCTATCATTTCCGAAAAATTACTTACTCAAAATAATGCTTACTGGCTGGATCGTTTGAAAGACGCCGGATTGTGGGCATCTGAAGTGAACGACTGGAATGTATTGCGAAAAACGGACCTCTACAAGAGTGTACAAATGGAGAATACAGTGTCAATAAACGGGAGGGAAGCGTATTTGACTACGCGTTGTCCTATAAGGATTAACGGCGAACGTTTATTTTCAGACAAGCCGGCTCCGTTATTAGGACAGCATACACAAAAAATAAAGGAAGAACTTTTGTAA
- a CDS encoding ABC transporter substrate-binding protein, with amino-acid sequence MADIVLKGITWNHSRGITPLQAASQRFTELHPGVEVQWHKRSLQQFADFPIEKLTEEYDLLIIDHPWVGTAAATGCVLALDAYLPEAYLQDQAENSVGASHPSYFYGGHQWALAIDAATPAASYRKDLFDAAGVPAPQTWQEVVALAKQGKVAVPAIPIDLLMNFYTFCIAQGKTPFATTEEVIDTATGIAALNTMYELYSLIDRSMFSKNPIRVAEAMSATDDYWYCPFAYGYTNYSREGYAKSLLHYTDVVDYNGEKLRTTIGGTGLSVSNFSKHKQEAVAFAEMVCSPQFQTNGYTLNEGQPGYLAAWKNDRNNELTNNFFRNVLPVMENGYLRPRYHGYLHFQDEAGLYIQEFMSGKQNNAEAVLAKLNEMYITSLEKNLSKVFA; translated from the coding sequence ATGGCTGATATTGTTTTAAAAGGAATTACCTGGAATCATAGCAGGGGGATAACGCCTTTGCAGGCGGCATCTCAACGGTTTACCGAATTACATCCCGGTGTTGAGGTGCAATGGCATAAACGGAGCCTTCAGCAGTTTGCAGATTTTCCCATAGAGAAACTGACAGAGGAATATGATCTGTTGATCATTGATCATCCCTGGGTGGGAACTGCAGCAGCTACCGGCTGTGTATTGGCTTTAGACGCGTATTTGCCTGAAGCCTATTTACAGGATCAGGCAGAAAATAGTGTGGGCGCATCCCATCCCAGTTATTTTTATGGAGGTCATCAATGGGCATTAGCTATAGATGCTGCCACTCCTGCTGCCAGTTACCGTAAAGATCTTTTTGATGCAGCTGGTGTACCAGCGCCACAAACCTGGCAGGAAGTAGTTGCTTTAGCAAAACAGGGAAAGGTAGCCGTTCCTGCAATCCCCATAGACCTGTTGATGAATTTCTATACCTTTTGCATCGCACAGGGGAAGACTCCTTTTGCTACAACAGAAGAAGTGATTGATACTGCAACCGGCATAGCTGCACTAAATACGATGTATGAATTATACTCGCTGATAGACCGTAGCATGTTTAGTAAGAACCCGATTCGGGTAGCCGAAGCAATGTCCGCAACCGATGATTACTGGTATTGCCCTTTTGCTTATGGATATACCAACTACTCGCGTGAAGGTTACGCAAAGAGTTTATTACATTATACCGATGTGGTCGACTATAATGGTGAAAAATTAAGGACGACTATAGGTGGTACAGGGTTATCTGTGTCTAACTTTTCGAAACACAAACAGGAAGCTGTAGCTTTTGCTGAGATGGTTTGCTCTCCACAATTTCAAACCAACGGTTATACCCTGAATGAAGGACAGCCTGGTTATTTGGCCGCCTGGAAGAATGACCGGAATAATGAACTGACCAATAACTTTTTCAGGAACGTATTACCGGTGATGGAGAATGGATATTTACGCCCCCGTTATCACGGATATCTTCATTTCCAGGATGAAGCCGGGCTGTATATACAGGAATTTATGTCGGGAAAGCAAAATAATGCTGAAGCTGTTTTAGCAAAGCTTAACGAAATGTATATAACGTCTTTAGAGAAAAATTTATCAAAAGTATTTGCCTGA